The Macaca mulatta isolate MMU2019108-1 chromosome 9, T2T-MMU8v2.0, whole genome shotgun sequence genomic sequence GACAAATACTGAGAAACCATGAATTGCTACCTCCAAGTTTATCAGCTTGTATTTCCTTTAAGAATTCATACAGTTAGTGTTGTGATTTGTATATTGCATACCCTTTGGTATTCGTATTTTTTTGTTACACGTTCAGAAACATTTAGTCACAGCCTAAAATATGGTGGGCAGTTGTGCTATTTGGGGGCTATAAAGAATAAGATTCCATCCCTTCCCACAAATACCTTAGAGTTTAAATTGGAAATTGGAACAAAAAGGAGTTGGTGGTGATCAGTTCTTGGGTATGGGGACAGGAAAGACTTCATAGAAGAGGTGATATTTACGCTGTTTTAAAAGATGAGACAAGCATTCATTATGCCAATGGGAAAGGCCCTCCTAATTAGGGAGAAGTTTGTGAACAAAGCAGCAGAGGCATCAAAAGGCCTGGCATGTTGTTCATTGTGGCTAGTGTGTGTTGTGTGAATGGGGCCATCATGAAAGATGGAGCCAGAGGGGCATCAGGAAACAGTTCCAGAGTGACTTGCTTTCTGAAAAGAGGAACTTTGAACTTCATTCCCTAGGCAGGGTGGAAACCATTAACagtttttaagcaaaaaaaaaaaaacaacagtaacTGCTTctgtggattttttgtttttacaaaaaaactATAGTAAAGAAGGATAGAGTGTTTGAAGCTGTAAGTCTGGAATAGGGAAACCAGTTGGAAGATTAATGTAAGAATGCAGGCAAGAATTGAGGGCCTGGTGTGACTAACGCTATAGAAATAGAGATCGACAGGAAGAAGTCCATCTCTAAAGAAACTTGGTGATGATTGGATTGAGGAGAAGAAGGAATTGAGATAACCTGGTTTCTGGCTTGTGTGAGTAGGTGGACAGGTAAGATTCACCATGATGAGGAATACAGAAATAATCTGATGTGGAAGGACAGTGGTGAGTTCTGTGTGGTTAGATTGCTTTAAGAAGCATCCGGTAGGCTATTGGATATATTGGGCTACAGATAAAACTTGGAGAGTCATCAGCATATAATTAATAGTTAAAACCATGGGGTGATGAGGTTGTCCAAAGAGATCGTTTATAGTAGGAATTCTCTAAACCTGGAATCTGAATATCCTGAAATTACccaaaatgttttatatgtggtttttgttaGAGAAAGGTCCATTgctttcatcagattctccaaagggATAAACATGTTCATGTGAAAAGGGGTGCCAGACAGGGTCCTGAGTGTCTCCATTGTGTAAGTGATGGGCAGGGGAAGCAGTCTCAGCAAGGAAAATACAGAGGAGCAAGAAGGAAGTCTGAGAAATGGTTAGGTGGTGGCTCTTACCTTAGAGAGGCCAAATAAGAGGGGGTTGAAGAGTCCATGGGTTTGGCAATTAATAGATTTGTAAAATTGTTCCTAACTAACAAGATGGAGTTAAATGTACTTCATGAAGCTCGCCCAGAGGCACCATGGTTTCTGAGAACTTTAAGAACCACTGGCCTACAGTAAAGTTCAAGTGTCTCAGCAAAGTAAGTGTTACGGTTGTCTAAAATTTGCTCTTGCCTTACCATTACAAGTTTTAGCTTGTTTCAACATTCTGAACCTTAAAGCTAGACAGATCCATCTCTTCACTATTTTTTTGATACTTCATGCAAATCTtagctttcagcttttgcccatgtTTTTCATCTTCCCTGCCATGTTCCCTACTCAATCACTGCTCTCACTCCTTCAGAGTGTAGTGTGTACTGCTTTCTGTCTTCCCTTTTCTTATTGTCTGAGCTGTATTGATTTCCCTCTATATTCTGGTGATAATGTCTTACGTTGCTACTTATTTCACGTTATTGCTGCCTTTTCCCTATGAGATTTTACTCCTAAAGGCTAGTAATATATTTCCCCATACCCCCTAGTGACCAAACTTTCATATACTTATTATAGATACTAAAATACTGGAATGGCTAACTGACATAAAAGATAGTTGGGGgagatgtcttttattttttttggatacaggatCTCGCACTGTCACTcgggctgggctggagtgcagtggtgtgatcttggcttactgcaacctccgcctcccaggttcaagcaattctcctgcctcagcctcccaagtagctgggattacaggcacctgcccgccaccatgcccagctaattttttgtatttttactagaaatggggtttcaccatgttggccaggctgttcttgaactcctgacctcatgattcacccgcctcggctgGGTAATGTGATTAAGAAAAAATTCATATGATGTATTCCAAATTACATAGGAGTGATTTATGGATCATTTTTGCCACTGGGATTCCATTTCTATAGGTAATCAAGAGTTGATTACATGTCAGAATAAGATACTGATATAATAAGCTTATGAACGTTTTGGCCTTTATTTGGCATTTTAGCTTATTGAATTTGTTTCTTAAAGTGGTTTTctgtgtaaaattatttttcaaagtggaaatatcttaataaaatatacttataaaatataaGTCTACCAAGTTGACACAGAATCTTACTAATATTTCTATACTAGTCTGCTATAAGTATTCATGTTTTATAAGCATATTTCCTGTTCATAAATTCAAGTAGGTACCAATGTGATTAGCATATAAAACTTGTTCATTTAAAATGCAAGTGATTCATGTAAGATTAAATACAAttaattattttggaaataacGTCAGTGGCCAGTGTTTTTAATGTTCCTGGATGATTTAACCATTGACTTAAAGCcaccatttctgtttctttcattgtTTACTGGGAATATTTGGCATAACCCGGGCTATGGTAGGAAAAACTGTAGCCAAAAAGAGGACTAGGGTTGCATTGCTTTATTCTAGcatctgaaaaatttaaaatgtttagaattaaGGGGAGTAGAAAAGTTACATGCTGCCAGTTGGATCTCGTATCTACTACAGTGTGAACAGATACCCGCCAACAGCAGTCCTGAATTGTAGCGGTCACCTGAAAGGAGGAAGAAATCCTTAGGCCTTAATGGGGCTCAATTTGACAAATACTAAAATGTAcatcaaagcttttttttttcctggaaccaTAATATGTATTTCCACAGAATGCAGTTTTTGTGCACATCCGCACACTATTTAATcacattttttaagagaaaaaaacttttgaccaattttcaaaagaaagcaaagtTCTTTTAATTCACAAGGATTACTGCTTGTTGAATAGAATATAATGAAACAAAACATTAAGATGCAGATAGTGGGGATAAAATAAGCACACTCCTGGGTGGGCGCCTGGTTCCTGCACAGCTGCCTCATGGTGTCCCTCAGCCCAATTTGTGCCTCAGCAACATGGCAGATATCACATGGCTTAGACCTTTAGTCATTAATGCATTATAACTGTTAAAACAACTGTCATGGACATCTGTACTTTATataaaaactttcttaaaattctCAGGGAAAAGCAGTTATCTCAACAAGATTTTTCAGTATCTATGACTTAAAATGATAATGTAACTGTCCAATGCAGTTTAATCCCCTTTTTATTTCAGAAGACATTTTATGATCTAATGTTACCCCTTGGGCATGTGGCTATATAttattccagaagaaaaaaaaaattactgagaccACTTCAAAATTTATTAGACACACAAgtgtgttttttatcttttattttttaccttttttttttttttttttttttaacatggagtctcgctcttctgcccaggttggagcgcagtggctcactcacagtcttggctcactgcaacctcctcctcctgggttcaggcgattctcctgccgcagcctcccaagtagctgggattacaggtgcctgccaccacacctggctaattttttgtatttttagtagagagggtttcgccatgttggccaggctggtctcacactccgggcctcaagtgattcacccgcctcggcctcccaaagtgctggtattacaggcatgagccactgcgtcaaGCCTtaactgcctttttaaaaagaaacttaaacatGGCATTTCCTTACCTTAAGGGAGGAAAACAGAGTCACTGGAGTGAAAAGACAAGATACCGTGGTGCCTTGTTGCCAAGGCATTGTGGCCAACAACAGTGTGAGGGATAAATTAGAATAGTTGCTATTAGGTGGCATAAGTGCCTGCTACCTCATCCAGTCATGGGTGAGTCTAAATCAGCATTCTCTAGAAGAGAGCTGTCCGATAGAAATGTAATGCGAGCTACAGACGCCATTCAGCATCTACCAACCACATtgaacaaagtaaaaagaaacagctgAAATTGCTTTCAAGAATATATTTGatccaatatatccaaaatattatttaaacctGTAATCAATATTTTAAGTTGAGATacttaatgttcttttttttttttttttttttttttttggtataatacTAAGTCTTTAAAATTCAGTGtggttttttttgctttgttttttgtttgtttgagatggagtcttgcactctgtcgcccaggctggagtgcagtggtgcaatctcagctcactacaacctctgcctcgcaggttcaagcgattctcgtgcctcagccttcctagtactgggataacaggcacgcaccaccacacccagctaatttttgtgtttttagtaaagatggggttttcccatgttgcccaggctggtctcgaactcctgggctcaagcgatccatccaccttggcctcccaaagtgctaggattacaggcatgagccaccgtgcccagccttagtGTGTATTATATTTTAAGCATATCTCAATTCGGATTGGCCACATTTCAAGTTTTcagtagctacatgtggctagttaTAACTGTATTGGACAGTTCATCTCTAGAACATCTAGAGAACGTGTGCCCATGATGTTGAGAAATGAGTTCCCTCGTGTCTGGTGTATGATATTAAGTTATGGACATTAAGAATGCCTGAATCTATTGCTGGCCAAGTAAGCCACTAACCTAGGTCATAAAGAGTTAGCTTTGAGACCATCTATTTCCATGATCAAAATAAATACATCTGGGTTTAACCTACATCACCATTTAGTAACATAGTCATAAGTTTCATCTTTTTCCAGGTAAAACTCTATAGCCTCTTATCAAATATGTTATGCCACATCTAAATtccatattttatgtaatataaggaaaaatatttttatttgtatgattTATACTTCATGTGTTAGGAACCTGTGACTACATGTTCTGAACTGTTAGTAATAAAAATGGTAATGGATACCTTACTCTTgaagatttttaattattttcggTAAAACTGGGAAATAGCCatctgatttgcattttattttcttttgtattttaaggaTATGGAATATTATCTTGTAAAATGGAAAGGATGGCCAGATTCTACAAATACTTGGGAACCTTTGCAAAATCTGAAGTGCCCGTTACTGCTTCAGCAATTCTCTAATGACAAGCATAACTATTTATCTCAGGTAAAGAAAGGCAAAGCAATAACTccgaaaaacaataacaaaactttGAAACCTGCCATCGCTGAGTACATTGTGAAGAAGGCTAAACAAAGGATAGCTCTGCAGAGATGGCAAGATGAACTCAACAGAAGGAAGAATCATAAAGGAAtgatatttgttgaaaatactgttGATTTAGAGGGCCCACCTTCAGACTTCTATTACATTAACGAATACAAACCAGCTCCTGGAATCAGCTTAGTCAATGAAGCTACCTTTGGTTGTTCGTGCACAGATTGCTTCTTTCAAAAATGTTGTCCTGCTGAAGCTGGAGTTCTTTTGGCTTATAATAAAAACCAACAAATTAAAATCCCACCTGGTACTCCCATCTATGAATGCAACTCAAGGTGTCAATGTGGACCTGATTGTCCCAATAGGATTGTACAAAAAGGCACACAGTATTCGCTTTGCATTTTTCGAACTAGCAATGGACGTGGCTGGGGTGTGAAGACccttgtgaagattaaaagaatGAGTTTTGTCATGGAATATGTTGGAGAGGTATGTATAATTTGCCACGTAGTAAATGATGAGCATGTAAGGTTTATACTTTTGGAAAATTGCCTTTTTATCTCTGTAACAGATACTTGgtacattttgaaattttcatttgcagatatgtagaaatttattttctgatttaggAGAAGAGTTCACTGGcatgtttagaaataaaaaacttttatgTGAACAAAACAATATGTTAAATCGATACAGTCATCTTTCAACAAATACACATTCCTAGTAGTCAAACCTAgcatttgtaaaatttaaaatatgacaaaTGTTTTTATCCAAAAGTCCTAAGAAGAAACTCAGATGTAACACATGCTGCTTTGAAACTTGAAAGTTTTAATTTACTTCATCTGTTTGACCAAATATGGTTAAATGTAGTTGGCAGAACTCTATTTTGGATCAACATGAAAGATACTATATTTGTAAGTATTGTAAAGTATACACAAGCATTTGTTGCATCCGTAAGAAATTAGGCTCTGTGCATCTGTAACTTACTTTTGAATTGTGAAGACCATTCTCAAAACTACCATACAAATActagcaaatttatttttatacaaatcatatatctatgtgtatatatatatgaatgtaaaAAGTATTTGCCATGTGTCACATACTATTCTAAGCACTTGATGTATTAATTCACTAATCCTCTCCAAAACTCAGTGAGGTAgtactatttcttttttgttttttctttttttttttgagaggtagTACTGTTATGTCCATTATTATAGAGAAATTGAACAccttgcccgaggtcacacaaGTCACATAGTAATAAGAACCAACATTCAGAGCTCCAAAATCAGTCGTCTTCACCATGACACCACACTGCTTCAAACTGAAGGGTAGGTTGAGCTGTGACTAGAAAGACAGGAGCATGGCTACATATCCGGAGTTGTCAACTCTGGATTTTTTAGTTGGAATTGGGTCACCTATAATTATCTGTGTTCATCTAGAATTCTGAAACTAAATTAGGTGTCTGTTTTGATTCTTATACTTTTAGACAGTGGTAGgttattataaattattcagtataCAAGATCTTACATAatcaaattattctttttgttaACCAGAAGTTTTTAAGTTGCATTCTTAATGAGTGCAGCAGCCAAATTTGGTTGGTAACATAAAGCACTTTAGACACTTTCAGTTTCTTAAGCTGAGCATGTCATAAAACTGTTCTTAAGAGCTGAACTGTGGATGACGATCTTAGACTTACAGAATTGCATGAAAATAATGTATTCTACAAAAACGAAACCTTCCATTCCAAAGTTAACATAGCTTCTCCcctgtatttttaacaattttccATTTGTAACTGCATATAGATAAGTTACAGGAAAAATGTGTCTGGATCATAATTTAGAGCATATACTTGCAGATTTAGTCTTTAACTTTCAATTTTGTCCTGTAGAGAGCTATGGTTGTATAGCTTTTTGAACATCCTAATTATAATGAAAGTAATGCAGTGTTTCAACTTACTGCTCAAATCctgtttaaaaagtcataaatcaACTGGGTAcagttaatcccagcactttgggaggtcaaggctggaggttcacttgagcccaggagttccagaccagtgtgggcaacagagtgagaccccacatctctacaaaaactaaatcattagttgggcctggtggtatgtacctgtgatccagctattcaggaggctgaggcaggaagatcacttgatcccaggagttcaaggatgcagggagtcatgatggcaccactgcattctagcctgagtgacagagtgagaccctgtttaaaaaaaaaaaagtcatcaatcTTTTGCATTATCAGTTTTCTTCCCCTCATTTTCCCACCTCTTTCCATCTGACTCCTAGTGTGAATGTTTGCTTTGATGACACTcgaatttcttactttttaaatatttgtaggtATTTGCTTATTAATAGACATGTAGATGAATGCTTCTTTAGTTCAGTAGCTACGTAATATACtgtagtttttttctgtttaggtAATCACAAGTGAAGAAGCTGAAAGACGGGGACAGTTCTATGACAA encodes the following:
- the SUV39H2 gene encoding histone-lysine N-methyltransferase SUV39H2 isoform X2, producing MVSENFKNHWPTVKFKCLSKDMEYYLVKWKGWPDSTNTWEPLQNLKCPLLLQQFSNDKHNYLSQVKKGKAITPKNNNKTLKPAIAEYIVKKAKQRIALQRWQDELNRRKNHKGMIFVENTVDLEGPPSDFYYINEYKPAPGISLVNEATFGCSCTDCFFQKCCPAEAGVLLAYNKNQQIKIPPGTPIYECNSRCQCGPDCPNRIVQKGTQYSLCIFRTSNGRGWGVKTLVKIKRMSFVMEYVGEVITSEEAERRGQFYDNKGITYLFDLDYESDEFTVDAARYGNVSHFVNHSCDPNLQVFNVFIDNLDTRLPRIALFSTRTINAGEELTFDYQMKGSGDISSDSIDHSPAKKRVRTVCKCGAVTCRGYLN
- the SUV39H2 gene encoding histone-lysine N-methyltransferase SUV39H2 isoform X1, with product MAAVGAEARGAWCVPCLVSLDTLQELCRKEKLTCKSIGITKRNLNNYEVEYLCDYKVVKDMEYYLVKWKGWPDSTNTWEPLQNLKCPLLLQQFSNDKHNYLSQVKKGKAITPKNNNKTLKPAIAEYIVKKAKQRIALQRWQDELNRRKNHKGMIFVENTVDLEGPPSDFYYINEYKPAPGISLVNEATFGCSCTDCFFQKCCPAEAGVLLAYNKNQQIKIPPGTPIYECNSRCQCGPDCPNRIVQKGTQYSLCIFRTSNGRGWGVKTLVKIKRMSFVMEYVGEVITSEEAERRGQFYDNKGITYLFDLDYESDEFTVDAARYGNVSHFVNHSCDPNLQVFNVFIDNLDTRLPRIALFSTRTINAGEELTFDYQMKGSGDISSDSIDHSPAKKRVRTVCKCGAVTCRGYLN
- the SUV39H2 gene encoding histone-lysine N-methyltransferase SUV39H2 isoform X3; the protein is MEYYLVKWKGWPDSTNTWEPLQNLKCPLLLQQFSNDKHNYLSQVKKGKAITPKNNNKTLKPAIAEYIVKKAKQRIALQRWQDELNRRKNHKGMIFVENTVDLEGPPSDFYYINEYKPAPGISLVNEATFGCSCTDCFFQKCCPAEAGVLLAYNKNQQIKIPPGTPIYECNSRCQCGPDCPNRIVQKGTQYSLCIFRTSNGRGWGVKTLVKIKRMSFVMEYVGEVITSEEAERRGQFYDNKGITYLFDLDYESDEFTVDAARYGNVSHFVNHSCDPNLQVFNVFIDNLDTRLPRIALFSTRTINAGEELTFDYQMKGSGDISSDSIDHSPAKKRVRTVCKCGAVTCRGYLN